Below is a genomic region from Rana temporaria chromosome 3, aRanTem1.1, whole genome shotgun sequence.
CTCCTGAAGTCACGAGGATTGATGAAACTAGTAGGAGGGGCTGACCTGTGAGGAACTAGGAAGCAACCAAGGAAGAGAGAGTCAGTGTAAAGGACGGGGAGCGCTGATtaccagggctgcagagctggttTCAAGGTGATACCTTTGTCCCAGCACTTGTGGATAtgccagtggtggtgcgtccataaagggcgcactgATGTGGCCCCCTCTCTCTTGCCACCtgtcatgaatctatctatggtcgccgctgccaccccctattcaggtgctgGACCATTTTCAGTAACCTTTGCagcggcggggtattttttggaagcacctgattagagccataggctctaataggcatccaaaaagATGAACAGCGAcagccatgctgggcgctcgcagttcactcagcgaatgaatatttgctttcctaacactgaaccgcctctcagccaatcaggtgcttgggtctgttacctgtcaccaatcatagcagaggacgggaagcatgcatggcttccagtggcactgagTCATTGGTGTTTTCTTGATGATGTGACAAaagacagaagcagccggatgaattttgcagtgtttagagatatacttactgtcagcccagattcagccaaatgcagcaaagatgATTGGACggtgcttcacagtacagatagaCAATGATCTGAAACACACTTCAAAAgctcaggagcttctaaaggaaaagaagtggaatattctgcaatggccgagtcaatcgcctgatctcaatccagttgagcatgcatttcacttgttgAAGGCAAAACtcaaggcagaaagacccacaaacaaagaacaactgaagacagctgcagtgaGAGCCTAGCAAAACATCACGAAGGAGGAAAcacaggcctagattcacgtagggcggcgtaagtgtgggcgggcgtggCGTATCGTATTcacgatatgccgccgcaacttagagaggcaagtgttgtattcacaaagcacttgcgtcctaagttacggcggcgtatcgtaaatgtgccgacgtaagcgcgcctaattcaaattgtgaagaggtgggcgtgttttatgtaaataaagcatgaccccacgtaaatgacgttttgaacgaacggcgcattcgccgtccatggacgtatcccagtgcgcatgcgtcggatagaatacccaagatacgtcgaacactgcctaccacgtgaacgtaacttacgcacagccctattcgcgtacgacttacgcaaacaacgtaaaaagatatgcttgttccgacgtccatactttgcatgggctgcgccacctagagacctgctttatctttacgccggggtatgtcttatgtaaacggcgtaactaaacgcgacgggcgcacgtacgttcgtgaatcgtcgtatctagctcatttgcatattcaacgcagaaatcaacggaagcgccacctagcggccagcgtaaatatgcacccaagatacgacagcgtaggagacttacgccgctcgtatcttggcagaatgtatgcgtaactgattctatgaatcaggcgcatacatacgacggcgctcattcggacttacgacggcgtatctggagatacgccgtcgtaagtctttgagaatctgggccacagtctttggtaatgtccatgggttccagaattcaggcagtcattgccagtaaagaattctcaacaaaatatttaaaattgtattaaatGATTCtaataaagcggaggtccgccgattatttttttttttttaaagtcggcagctacaaatactgcagctgctggacttttaaaataaggacacttacctgtcctgggcgcccgcgatgtcggcacctgaagccgatctcTTCCTCGGCTCTcggttgctgctgccgccatctttgTTAAGGGAATCAGAaattgaagccttgcagcttcaccacctggttccctactgcgcatgcgcgactcgcactGCGTGTTCCCACTGATCCCTGCTGCCGCCTGGGACCCGTGTATCTCCCAGAAGAcactggggggaggggccagaaggGGAGTAGATACCCACGGGTGGCTCGgatatctatgcctggaagtgggagcagaacACCTGTATTaggcaggtatctgctccctcctcccccctgaaaggtgccaaatatgacaccggggggggggggggggggtaactggataagcgaaagttcaattttttgggtggaactccactttaatttgtccaattacatttaagCCTCTGAAAATGGGGGTGGgtgtataaaaaaattgcagttcctaaaatttgtacttgatatttatgttcaaccccttgaattaaagagGAAAGTCTTTACTTCAAATTAATTTGGATTGTtacgttttaattttattctgaagccatacagagccaaaagtatgaaaattgtgcctgtgtccaaatatatatggacctgtTTGCATTGCTTGAGAGGactgtcagaaactgcagacctaTTAAAGGAAATGAGGGCCAGAGAGTGTGGACAGGATATATTTTTGGCTGGGGATATGCTACAGAAGATCATATGAATCTGGCATCATGTTACATGAGGCTAGTAGAAATCAATGTTATTACCATAATCAATGTTCCCACTACAGCCTGCTAAGGTCAGGGGGCCACACATCATATACTAAGGGGCTGCCGGTTGGGCACCAGGGATCTATACGCTGGTCCTAAGGGTTACAGGAGAAGATGTTAACCTACTATTTATGCTGCCATTAAGTTGTCAGAAGAAACAATGAAGTCTACTCTATATTGCCCTAGATTTTCTGAAACACACTGCCATCTTCTGGACAAACAGTATATTTCCAGGATCTAATCACAGCTTGTCAGACACACAGGAACACATTTAGGCTACATTTACATTCATTTTCCCTCCCGACGCAAATGGCGGCAGAGTAGGAATCACTGCAGATAATCGTTGGCTGCGTGAACAAACACAAATAGCTGCAGCCGCTGgcattgtgtcattaaagtgtacaGGCTCGCCAGACACAGCTAGCCGCTCACAGGTGTTAAAAACAGCAGCAGTGCAACATTGCACTTATTGGCACCAACTACTTTTACCTATTTATTATGATCTTAATAATTCTCAATGAATTCCTAAGGAAACCCTCCATACCCAATCCCAGTCACTGTGCACATTCACTGCATTGCAAGTACTGTATTAGCCTAAAAGCCTTTACATTTGCAAGCTTTGCAAGCTTTCTGCCCCTTTTACACCTcctccccactgtagtgtcctctgcccccttcccccacagtagtgtcctgtacCCCCCAATACAGTGTACACTGccccctttacccccccccccctgtagtgtcctctgcccccttcccccacagtagtgtcctgtacCCCCCAATACAGTGTACACTGCCCTTTACACCcccctgtagtgtcctctgcccccttcccccacagtagtgtcctgtacCCCCCAATACAGTGTACACTGCcccctttacaccccccccctgtagtgtcctctgcccccttcccccacagtagtgtcctgtacCCCCCAATACAGTGTAAACTGCCCCCTTTACACCcccctgtagtgtcctctgcccccttcccccacagtagtgtcctgtacCCCCCAATACAGTGTACACTGCCCCCTTTACACCcccctgtagtgtcctctgcccccttcccccATAGTAGTGTACTGTACCCCCCAAAACAATGTccactgccccctttacatcaccccccactatagtgtcctctgcctccttCCCCCACAGTAGTGTACTGTATCTCCCAATACAGTGTCCACTTCCCctttacataccccccccccccccactgtagtgtcctctgccccttcccccacagtagtGTACTGTACCTCCCAATGCAGTGTccactgccccctttacatcaccccccccccccccacagtagtgtcttgTACCCCCTAATGCAGTGTCCACTTCCCTctttacatcaccccccccccactgtagtgtgctctgcccccttcccccacaatAATGTCCACCCCAAGCAGTGTCCTCTGACCCTTTCACATGAccccccccatagcagtgtcctctgcccccccccccccccatgtcatcttcctccacatACCCCCAAAGCAGtgtctctcccccccactgtagcatagctcccaactgtccctgatttggaacaaagtccctctgtccctctttgctCCTCATTTAGGTCCGATCtagatagttgtatataaaatgcactttttatctttcaaaaagtctttcccagagctaaactttTGATCCGAATCCTAAATTGCTGCAATTGTAAATTTCAAAGGCCAGCATAAAGGaattgtagtggtaaaaaaagcaattGTGAGTTTAACTAATCAATTTGTTTGTAAATTTGTCCTGaaaggggcgtggcagggggtgtgtctttttgttaataggtgtccctctttcctatcccaaaaagttgggaggtatgctgtggtggtcctctgtccccttcacatcatcTCCTCCCACATACACACAACAAGTATATCTTAGTTTGAAATAACAAATAGTGTAGCAAGAATAACTATATATGGTGATTTATGTAAAAGTACTTCCCATGCACCGATCTCTGCTAttgacttcaacaaaatggctgcCAGTTTTAGTATTATACCCTAGGCAAAATGGCTAGTTTTTGCAAAATGGCCACCAATCTACTGGAACCAATTAGGTATTTGAAGATATGGAGTCCACCCACCGCTACTCCCTGATGAAGTCAAGTGCTCAGGGCGGGAGTAGACGTGGATCGGAATGTGGAAGTATAGGTGAAAGAGCTAGAGCAGAAGAAAGCAGCAACATGTGCATTTGTCAGCAGGATCTTTCACTTGTGGTCAACCAGCTCCATCCTCACAATGGGGACATATTTTGGaattttgcattggactttaacCTTTTCCCATTCCGCCCCTTGTCATATGGAGTTCACAGCTGGTATCTCCCAATTCGGGGgcaggcatcatatgacgtcctcggcggTATTGGGGGCGAACCCGCACATCCGCCACTGAGAAGCCGATACATGTGCCCgccagccgcgatgtccgccaggtacccacgatcgctcgtgatAGAGCAGGAGCGTCGAtcggtgtgtataaacacacagatccacgtcctatcAGGGGAGagcagacagattgtgtgttcctagtatataggaacacaaatcagtcacctcccccagtcagtcccatccccccacagttagaatcactccctaggtaacacatttaaccccttgattgccccccccctaccagttacatttatacagtaatcagagcatttttatagcactgagcgctgtataaatgtcactgttcccaaaatagtgtcaaaattatctgatctgtccaccgaaatcacgataaaaaaaaaaaaaaaaaatcaatcgcagatcactgccattactagtagaaaatagataaacatgccataaatcaataacctattttgtaggcactacaacctttacgcaaaccaatctatatacagttattgtgattttttttaccaaaaatatgtagaaggatacatattggcctaaactgaagaaaaaatatgttttctttttttaaattgggatatttatcatagcaaaaagtaaaaaatattgtggttttttttcaaacttgtcgctcttttttttgtttatagcgcaaaaaataaaaaccgcagaggtgatcaaataccatcaaaagaaagctctatttgtagggggggggggcgcaatagCATTTGAGTGCAGTGTtgcgtgaccgcgcaattgtcattcaaaatgttacagcgctgaaagctgaaaattggcctgggcaggaaggggggtgaaaattcccagtattgaagtggttaatcacactGGTTTATTTTTCATCATCATTTATGAATATTGTGGATCCTATTTGCACATTTTGAATGCTGTGTTAATAGCACATGCAACATTCTTTATTTGGAGGCATTGCATCATTTTCTTTGTTGGTTTGAGTACTGTATATTTACCTATTGCAAGCTGCCCATTTCTTTTCTTTAGTGCTAACCCCGTTATAATTGACCTTATTCTAGAAGCTGATGCTTTAtctttaatacatttatttttttatgaactgTAGAGACACTATTACCATGAGATgctattttataagcatatttcTTAAAAGTGGGGATTGTTCTTAAAAAAATTAACTGTTTTACACTATGAGAATTCCTTCTCCGTTTCCTTATGGTTTATGTTAAACGAGACAACAAAGCAACACCCTTctctgagacccctttcacactgagccggccatagcgtcggcggtaaagctctgctatttttaccgccgacactaTGGGAGGATTTGCGgtgcatttcggccgctagcggggcagttttacccccccgctagtggccgagaaagggttaaaaccgcccgcaatgcgccgcttcAGGTATGGCCGCGctgtcccattaatttcaatgggcagcagcgaaggaacggtaaacacaccgctccttcagtgctccaaaaatgcggctagcaggacttttttttaccgtcctgctagcgcaacgctccagtgtgaaagccccccgTGTACTGCcgtttgagggcggattgcaggcactatttttaatgctatagtgcctgcaatacgctccaatgtgaaaggggtctgaatgAGTAGACCTCTTTGTATGCCGACTGAAGACGCGGCCTTGCTATAGGCAAATGATACATCATTGTAACAAGGCGTCTTTATTACATTGTTCTGGTGagtccgtttttttttgggggggggggggggggggacggtgaaggtttttattctttggaaaaaaaacaccatatgAATACCTTTAGGATCGCCTGATGCCCTTTGGTCTCGCCCTTCAGAGGGCATACCATCACCATTGGACTTTGATGTTTTTATTTCAAAGCGCTGCTATAGCTTATGAATTACATTTATGGACCTCTAGAGCTTTGTGTTACCATTTTATTATAGCAGCTGCTAAATTTTATTATAGATTATCTTTCCAGAAGTGCCGGATGAGCTAAATTTGATTTGCTTAAGggctttttatttaaatttcaccaattaaaaaatacaaacagcaaaataattagaaaaagtgttatttattttctttgacaTCAGTAATTTGAACTTTGGTGTTTAGCTGTCTCTGTTCAAACTGATGCCTTTCTATAAGTGGCTTATAAATATATAAGCCGGCACCAACTCCAAGTAGCGTTGCCAGCATGAGCTGACCGAAAGGCAGTCTACGGATCATCTTCACAGCAGGAATGTGTTCTTCTGAAGGAAAGGCCGTGAACCTGGAAGAGAAAACCATTCACACTTATAAGTTAGAAGAAATAGAAATGCATGAAACCGCAAAAAACTATTATATTAAAATGGTGCTTGTTCAGACCCATGCAAGGTGTTGACCCTCCCCACCAGCCGCCAATAATAAACCTGATCGGTACaccactttaaccctttcactgccacagACATTTGCATTTTCTTGCATACAGATAAAACATACGGCCTGAGGAGTAGTGACCCTCTTCCCAAAACaggatacattttctgaaagcagattcCGCCCAGGTTCACAccgggtacgatttgcttcgatttgagatgcgatttcacctgtgaaatcgcatctcaaatcggcggcatttgccggcaatgacactgccctaatcggtgcgacgctgcaccgatttcaaaaagcagTTCCTGTAATACTTTTTGCGATCTAGGGCCGCGAttcacattgacatctgtgcagaaacctgcacagatgtctcttaaatcgcggccgaaatcgggactgccggtgggagtgaaatcgtgcgagttcagctgaactcgcacagtttcactcccgcagccaagtgtgaaccagggctccatgtagaataaaatagtgggagttgcaattttttttatgttacacaacATTAGCACATTTTCAGTAGAAAATACACTAACGTAATataatgaaattaatcgattaccattttcataatcgattaatcggccagtaacataatggggttaaaaatatatatatatatatatatatatatatatatatatatatatatatatatatatatatatatatatatatatatatatatatatatatatattggcccttcatagtacaaaaagagcaaattgctactgtaaatattactttcactgttccacagtaaaaaattaaccccttgcagtagtgattatttgctctttttgtaccaatttttgtttttttaaccacattaGGTTACTAAACATCTGAGGCCTGGGTTACACCTttgttttttgctgctttttgcagaaacacattacagttcaattacatggtttcctatgggacacgttcacatctatgcttttttcagctgctgcgtatttggaaagggaaaggcctttttttttttttttaatgcaaaacagtgccattttgtttttttggttcaatatacttcagtggagatgctgcagaaaagcatgcaatgcgtctttgcggcaatttgtgttttttaaccgcttcagccccggaccattttggtggtcaaagaccaggccactttttgcgattcggcactgcgtcgctttaactgacaattgaatggtcgcgcgacgtggctcccaaacaaaatgtatgtcctttttccccacaaatagagcttttggaggtatttgatcacctctgtgatttatattttttgcgttaaacaaaaaaagagcgacaatttggaaaaaaatatcaatattttactttttgctataataaatattccccaaaaaatatataaaaaattgctgcaaaaaaaaataaaaataatcaccttttttttttttaagattattaaCCGATTAATTGAAAAAATAATCGCCCAACTATTCGGTTATGAAAAGTTAATTTTAGTGCatgcaaacacaatttttttccatTTGCAAAATAGAAAAGCTAAAGTCGCATTGAGTAAagagataccaaacatgttaagCTTTAAAACTGCACATGCCTGCGAAATGGTGACAGACTTTGCTACCCAAAATTGTCTATAGGAGACACATCAAAAGCTCTTAGACCCGGTtgacactggggcgactcat
It encodes:
- the PIGBOS1 gene encoding protein PIGBOS1, whose amino-acid sequence is MIRRLPFGQLMLATLLGVGAGLYIYKPLIERHQFEQRQLNTKVQITDVKENK